The window GAGCATGAACCTGGAGACCTACCCGCCTTTATTAAGGAGCACGGGGGAGAAGTCGTCCTTGCCTACGGCATGGGGAGGAGGGCCATCGCCTACTTCAACACCATGGGAATAGAGGCCATCACAGGCGCAAGCGGAAGGGTGAAAGACCTCGTGGAGGCCTTACTGAAGGGAGCACTGAAGGTGGACCCCGAGTGGAGGAGCAAAGGCGATTTCGGACGGCACGAGTTCTGAACTTTCAGTTGCGGTAAGGTTTATATATGAAATTTTTTTCATATATTTTGGTGGTGATATGAAGCTGAACGTGAAGGACTTCGCCCCAAGCTGGTTCGCGAGCGTCATGGGCACAGGAGCTTTGGTACTGGTGAGCAAAGCTTACTCCTCAAAGCTCACAATCCTTGAAAGTTTCGCTGAGTTCCTCGTTTATCTCAACACCGTCCTCTTCTTCGTTCTGCTGATTCCGTGGGTTCTCAGATGGATCAAATACCGAGAGAACGCTCTGGCGGATCTACACCATCCAGTCCTCGGCAACTTCTACGGAACGATAGCCATAGCGATGCTCGTGCTCTCGGCCGATTACCTCACGGTCTTCGGGAATACAAGTGTGGCGTGGGCCTTCTGGCTCGCCGGGACACCGCTGACGATATTCTTCGCCCTGATGATTCCATACCTTGTTTTCACGAGCGAAGGAGTAGATACCAAGGCCATAACACCCGCCTGGTTCATTCCGCCGGTGGGGCTGATAGTCATTCCGATAAGCGGGGCGAAGCTCATGACACTCGCTTCTGGAACTGCGAGAGAGGTTATGGCCTTCATCAACTACTTCGCCTGGGGCGCTGGGTTCTTCC of the Thermococcus onnurineus NA1 genome contains:
- a CDS encoding NifB/NifX family molybdenum-iron cluster-binding protein, whose product is MRIVVPIKDNSGLESEVCEHFGRARYFVFIDVEDGKVKGSEVIEVPFKEHEPGDLPAFIKEHGGEVVLAYGMGRRAIAYFNTMGIEAITGASGRVKDLVEALLKGALKVDPEWRSKGDFGRHEF
- the tdt gene encoding TDT family transporter, with amino-acid sequence MKLNVKDFAPSWFASVMGTGALVLVSKAYSSKLTILESFAEFLVYLNTVLFFVLLIPWVLRWIKYRENALADLHHPVLGNFYGTIAIAMLVLSADYLTVFGNTSVAWAFWLAGTPLTIFFALMIPYLVFTSEGVDTKAITPAWFIPPVGLIVIPISGAKLMTLASGTAREVMAFINYFAWGAGFFLYLALFAIVMYRLITHEPMPCGIAPSIWINLGPIGAGTSTLYALVKASDFITVKEPLLAFGLFFWGFGVWWFVMAVLLTIHYIRKLNLPYSLAWWAFIFPFGAYVSATYNVGTTFGIGSIVNFGFALYWLLLAMWLVTGVKTIVHVLSGPKTRGKV